A window of Haloarchaeobius litoreus contains these coding sequences:
- a CDS encoding GNAT family N-acetyltransferase, whose product MTGSPTVREATTDDARAVQRVADAACHAVYDDILGPEEVDEVVASWYDPERLVHDDVEPDERPFFVTAVDDDVVGYVEGVPDDEDDVADLYRIYVHPDHWGAGLGRALLDRLERAFRDRGFERLRVSVFAENDVGVRFYESVGFDDRRTTTDERFGTERYVYEKRLD is encoded by the coding sequence ATGACGGGTTCGCCCACCGTTCGAGAGGCCACGACCGACGACGCCCGCGCAGTCCAGCGCGTCGCCGACGCCGCCTGTCACGCCGTCTACGACGACATCCTCGGTCCCGAGGAAGTGGACGAGGTCGTCGCGAGCTGGTACGATCCGGAACGACTCGTCCACGACGACGTCGAGCCCGACGAGCGCCCGTTCTTCGTCACCGCAGTCGACGACGACGTCGTCGGGTACGTCGAGGGAGTTCCGGACGACGAGGACGATGTGGCCGACCTCTACCGTATCTACGTCCACCCGGACCACTGGGGTGCGGGGCTCGGCCGGGCACTGCTGGACCGACTGGAACGGGCGTTCCGTGACCGCGGCTTCGAGCGGCTCCGCGTCTCGGTGTTCGCCGAGAACGACGTCGGCGTCCGGTTCTACGAGTCGGTCGGTTTCGACGACCGTCGGACGACCACCGACGAGCGGTTCGGAACCGAACGATACGTGTACGAGAAGCGACTCGACTGA
- a CDS encoding CTP synthase — translation MPTDSETGYDPTLGNKFIFVTGGVMSGLGKGITAASTGRLLKNAGFDVTAVKIDPYLNVDAGTMNPYQHGEVYVLKDGGEVDLDLGNYERFLDEDMTFDHNVTTGKTYKHVIEKERAGDYLGKTVQIIPHITDDIKRRVREAAEGTDVCIVEVGGTVGDIEGMPYLEALRQFAHEEDEEDFLLTHVTLVPYSKNGEQKTKPTQHSVKELRSIGLQPDVLVGRCDDHLEPETKEKIALFCDVPTDAVFSNPDVEDIYHVPLMVEEEGLDAYVMDRLNLDAKALPEDERDNTWRKLVTREREGEVDIALVGKYDLEDAYMSVNESLKHAGLAKGVDVNVVWVDSDEMVNADSDGVHRERLESADGIVVPGGFGSRGTEGKIHAIQYAREHGVPFLGLCLGFQMAVVEVARDVLGYEDAHSAEMDPDTTNPVIDILPEQYEVSDMGGTMRLGAHQTDITPGTLAEAVYDATACTERHRHRYEVNPEYFEDFAETPLVFSGRAGNRMEILEYEDHPYFLGTQFHPEFRSRPGRASPPFVGLLEAVMELAGVEGADNGLDKEVTA, via the coding sequence ATGCCGACCGATTCCGAAACGGGGTACGACCCCACACTCGGGAACAAATTCATCTTCGTTACAGGCGGCGTGATGTCCGGGCTGGGCAAGGGTATCACGGCCGCGAGCACAGGCAGACTACTGAAGAACGCCGGGTTCGACGTGACGGCGGTCAAGATCGACCCGTACCTCAACGTCGACGCCGGGACGATGAACCCCTACCAGCACGGGGAGGTGTACGTCCTCAAAGACGGCGGCGAGGTCGACCTCGACCTGGGGAACTACGAGCGGTTCCTCGACGAGGACATGACGTTCGACCACAACGTCACGACGGGCAAGACGTACAAGCACGTCATCGAGAAGGAGCGCGCGGGCGACTACCTGGGCAAGACGGTCCAGATCATCCCGCACATCACGGACGACATCAAGCGCCGGGTGCGCGAGGCGGCCGAGGGCACGGACGTCTGCATCGTCGAGGTCGGGGGCACCGTCGGCGACATCGAGGGCATGCCGTACCTGGAGGCGCTGCGGCAGTTCGCCCACGAGGAGGACGAGGAGGACTTCCTGCTCACCCACGTCACGCTGGTGCCGTACTCGAAGAACGGCGAGCAGAAGACCAAGCCCACCCAGCACTCGGTGAAGGAGTTGCGCAGCATCGGTCTCCAGCCCGACGTGCTGGTCGGTCGCTGCGACGACCACCTCGAACCCGAGACGAAGGAGAAGATCGCGCTGTTCTGTGACGTGCCGACCGACGCCGTGTTCTCGAACCCGGACGTCGAGGACATCTACCACGTCCCGCTGATGGTCGAGGAAGAGGGCCTCGACGCCTACGTCATGGACCGGCTCAACCTCGACGCGAAGGCGCTGCCCGAGGACGAGCGCGACAACACCTGGCGCAAGCTCGTCACCCGCGAGCGCGAGGGCGAGGTCGACATCGCGCTCGTCGGGAAGTACGACCTCGAGGACGCCTACATGAGCGTCAACGAGTCGCTGAAACACGCCGGGCTCGCGAAGGGCGTCGACGTGAACGTCGTCTGGGTGGACTCCGACGAGATGGTCAACGCCGACTCGGATGGAGTCCACCGCGAACGGCTCGAATCCGCCGACGGCATCGTCGTCCCCGGCGGCTTCGGCTCCCGTGGCACCGAGGGGAAGATCCACGCCATCCAGTACGCCCGTGAGCACGGCGTGCCGTTCCTCGGCCTCTGTCTCGGCTTCCAGATGGCCGTCGTCGAGGTCGCCCGCGACGTGCTCGGCTACGAGGACGCCCACAGCGCCGAGATGGACCCGGACACGACGAACCCGGTCATCGACATCCTGCCCGAGCAGTACGAGGTCTCGGACATGGGTGGGACGATGCGGCTGGGCGCACACCAGACCGACATCACCCCCGGCACGCTCGCCGAGGCGGTGTACGACGCGACGGCCTGCACGGAGCGCCACCGCCACCGCTACGAGGTCAACCCCGAGTACTTCGAGGACTTCGCGGAGACGCCGCTGGTGTTCTCCGGCCGCGCGGGCAACCGGATGGAGATCCTGGAGTACGAGGACCACCCGTACTTCCTCGGGACGCAGTTCCACCCCGAGTTCCGCTCCCGGCCCGGCCGGGCGTCCCCGCCGTTCGTCGGCCTGCTGGAGGCCGTTATGGAACTGGCCGGCGTCGAGGGTGCGGACAACGGCCTCGACAAGGAGGTGACCGCCTGA
- the guaA gene encoding glutamine-hydrolyzing GMP synthase, with protein sequence MVNVNEFIDEKVAEISEAVGDANAVIALSGGVDSSTAAALAYEAIGDQLTPVYVDTGLMRKGETEEIRETFDYMESLRIVDARERFLDALAGVTDPEEKRHVIGEGFIREFETVANEVDADYLVQGTIYPDRIESEGTIKSHHNVGGLPDVVDFEGIVEPMRDLYKDEVREVAHALDLDELVAERMPFPGPGLAVRIIGEVTEEKLDVARMANHVVEEELAEHEPWQALAAVLGKATGVKGDNRVHGWVVAVRSVESRDGMTARAQEVDWDTLQRIQSRITAGHDNVSRVVYDVTHKPPATIEYE encoded by the coding sequence ATGGTGAACGTGAACGAGTTCATCGACGAGAAGGTCGCCGAGATATCCGAGGCGGTCGGCGACGCGAACGCCGTCATCGCGCTGTCGGGCGGTGTCGACTCCTCGACCGCGGCCGCGCTCGCCTACGAGGCCATCGGCGACCAGCTGACCCCGGTCTACGTCGACACCGGCCTGATGCGCAAGGGCGAGACCGAGGAGATCCGCGAGACGTTCGACTACATGGAGTCGCTCCGCATCGTCGACGCCCGCGAGCGGTTCCTCGACGCGCTGGCCGGCGTCACGGACCCCGAGGAGAAGCGCCACGTCATCGGCGAGGGGTTCATCAGGGAGTTCGAGACGGTCGCCAACGAGGTCGACGCCGACTACCTGGTGCAGGGCACCATCTACCCCGACCGTATCGAGAGCGAGGGCACCATCAAGTCCCACCACAACGTCGGCGGGCTCCCGGATGTCGTCGACTTCGAGGGCATCGTCGAGCCGATGCGGGACCTCTACAAAGACGAGGTGCGCGAGGTCGCCCACGCCCTCGACCTCGACGAGCTCGTCGCCGAACGCATGCCGTTCCCCGGCCCCGGGCTCGCGGTGCGCATCATCGGCGAGGTCACCGAGGAGAAGCTCGACGTCGCCCGCATGGCGAACCACGTCGTCGAGGAGGAGCTGGCGGAGCACGAGCCCTGGCAGGCGCTCGCGGCCGTCCTCGGCAAGGCGACCGGCGTCAAGGGGGACAACCGCGTCCACGGCTGGGTCGTCGCCGTCCGCTCCGTCGAATCCCGCGACGGCATGACCGCCCGCGCCCAGGAGGTCGACTGGGACACCCTCCAGCGCATCCAGTCCCGCATCACCGCCGGCCACGACAACGTCTCCCGTGTGGTGTACGACGTGACCCACAAGCCGCCCGCGACCATCGAGTACGAGTAG
- the thiC gene encoding phosphomethylpyrimidine synthase ThiC: MTQIREARNGVVTPAMQRVAEREGVEPAFVRQQVAEGQAVIPANVHHESLDPMIIGREFSTKVNANIGNSDTTSSIEEERRKLHVAVSHGADTVMDLSTGEDLDRIREDNVERSPVPIGTVPLYEALKQAGSPEDITPDILLSVVEKQAKQGVDYMTIHAGILAEHLPLTDGRVTGIVSRGGSIMASWMEANGEQNPLFTHFEDICEIFAEHDVTFSLGDSLRPGSVADACDEAQYAELDTLGELTRVAWDHDVQVMVEGPGHVPMHRVAENVERQQAVCDGAPFYVLGPLVTDIAPGYDHITSAIGAAMAAEAGAAMLCYVTPKEHLGLPEEQDVKDGLAAYRIAAHSADVANDRPGARDWDDALSSARYEFDWREQFDLALDPERAREFHDQTLPGDNYKDARFCSMCGAEFCSMRIDQDAREGSDRERSVEVPDLAESEAAEVNRPPVGTHDASAMADRIVERASSDD, translated from the coding sequence ATGACGCAGATACGCGAAGCCAGGAACGGAGTCGTCACCCCAGCGATGCAGCGCGTCGCCGAGCGCGAGGGCGTCGAGCCGGCGTTCGTGCGCCAGCAGGTCGCCGAGGGGCAGGCCGTGATTCCGGCGAACGTCCACCACGAGAGCCTCGACCCGATGATCATCGGCCGGGAGTTCTCGACGAAGGTGAACGCGAACATCGGCAACAGCGACACCACGAGCAGCATCGAGGAGGAGCGCCGGAAGCTCCACGTCGCGGTGAGCCACGGCGCGGACACGGTGATGGACCTCTCGACCGGGGAGGACCTGGACCGCATCCGCGAGGACAACGTCGAGCGCTCGCCGGTTCCCATCGGGACCGTGCCGCTGTACGAGGCGCTGAAGCAGGCGGGCTCGCCCGAGGACATCACGCCCGACATCCTGCTCTCGGTCGTCGAGAAGCAGGCGAAGCAGGGCGTCGACTACATGACCATCCACGCGGGCATCCTCGCCGAGCACCTGCCCCTGACCGACGGGCGCGTCACGGGCATCGTCTCCCGCGGCGGCTCCATCATGGCGTCGTGGATGGAGGCCAACGGCGAGCAGAACCCGCTGTTCACCCACTTCGAGGACATCTGCGAGATATTCGCCGAGCACGACGTGACGTTCAGCCTCGGGGACAGCCTCCGTCCCGGCTCGGTCGCCGACGCATGCGACGAGGCGCAGTACGCCGAGCTCGACACGCTCGGCGAGCTGACGCGGGTCGCGTGGGACCACGACGTGCAGGTGATGGTAGAGGGTCCCGGGCACGTCCCGATGCACAGGGTCGCCGAGAACGTCGAGCGCCAGCAGGCGGTCTGCGACGGCGCGCCGTTCTACGTGCTCGGGCCGCTCGTCACCGACATCGCGCCGGGCTACGACCACATCACGAGCGCCATCGGGGCGGCGATGGCCGCCGAGGCGGGTGCGGCGATGCTCTGCTACGTCACGCCGAAGGAACACCTCGGGCTGCCCGAGGAGCAGGACGTCAAAGACGGGCTGGCGGCGTACCGAATCGCCGCCCACTCGGCCGACGTCGCGAACGACCGCCCCGGCGCGCGCGACTGGGACGACGCGCTCTCGTCGGCGCGGTACGAGTTCGACTGGCGCGAGCAGTTCGACCTCGCGCTCGACCCCGAGCGCGCTCGGGAATTCCACGACCAGACCCTGCCGGGTGACAACTACAAGGACGCCCGCTTCTGCTCGATGTGCGGCGCGGAGTTCTGCTCGATGCGCATCGACCAGGACGCCCGCGAGGGTAGCGACCGCGAACGCAGCGTCGAGGTTCCGGACCTCGCGGAGAGCGAGGCCGCAGAGGTGAACCGGCCGCCCGTGGGAACGCACGACGCGAGCGCGATGGCCGACCGCATCGTCGAGCGCGCGAGCTCCGACGACTAA
- a CDS encoding GNAT family N-acetyltransferase — protein MDTSTYELREEPPTPERFVELRDAAGMAHRTVEAAREGVPNSHYAVTVVAREDGDATVVGMGRIVGDGGTVFQLTDIVVHPDHQGQGLGTEITDALVTHLRETAPESAYVNLMADVEGFYEHWGFEPTAPDSRGMFIRIGEE, from the coding sequence ATGGACACGTCGACGTACGAACTCCGCGAGGAACCCCCCACACCCGAGCGGTTCGTCGAGCTCCGGGACGCGGCCGGCATGGCCCACCGGACCGTCGAGGCCGCCCGCGAAGGGGTGCCGAACAGCCACTACGCGGTCACCGTCGTCGCACGCGAGGACGGCGACGCGACCGTCGTCGGCATGGGTCGAATCGTCGGCGACGGCGGCACCGTCTTCCAGCTCACCGACATCGTCGTCCATCCGGACCATCAGGGACAGGGCCTCGGCACCGAGATTACCGACGCGCTCGTCACCCACCTCCGCGAGACCGCGCCCGAATCGGCCTACGTGAACCTCATGGCCGACGTCGAGGGGTTCTACGAGCACTGGGGGTTCGAACCCACCGCGCCCGACTCGCGCGGGATGTTCATCCGCATCGGCGAGGAGTGA